In Deltaproteobacteria bacterium, the genomic stretch CGGGGTCAATAAGCCTTCTCGAACGAATATCTCGCCGATCTTCAGGCGATGAGGAAAATCTATGGATTTATCTTGCTTTTTCTTCGCCCTGGAGTCTGAAGCGGCCTTCCTGGTTAAAGCAGACGGATGGCGCTTCTTTTTCTTACCCGTTTCCGGTTCAAATCCTTTTCTTGCAGTTCTCATGACTTATTCTCTCGCATTACAAGGCAGCCGTATTTCTATTCACCTGGCTGGCTTCAAAGATTTCTTTTCTCTGTATCTTGTCCAGATAGACCACCGGTTTCCTGGTTTTATCCCCGGACCAGGTCTTCTTCGGCTTGGCATGGGCCAGAAAGGCGTCTGGCGTTCGGTCTCGATTCGGGTCAAACTGACAAAGCCCTGTCGCCAGTTCAAGCCTTGCCGAGGGGTTGAGATATTTCGGGAGCTTTTTTGAAAGGAACCTGCAGATTGCCTTCTGAAGCCGCCTGGCTTTATCTGCCCGGGCCGACTTGAAGAGAAAAACAAAAGAGGCCGCGTCACGACGCATTACAACATCCGACTTGGAAGTAACATGCAAGGCAACCTTCCAGAGAAAACGTCTTATGGCCTGAACACGCTGCCTTTCCAGTCCTTTGGTCAGTTCTGCAAACCCGGGAATTTCAATGGTGAAGAGCGTCATGGGAACCCCGGACCGCTTTGATTTCTCAATCTCCCTTTCCAGGCGTTTGATAAAGCCGGCCATGGCCCCCGGGTTTGTGAAGGCGTCGAGCATGGATTGTTCCTGTAACATTTCGTAATAGACTTTTTTCTCCAGAACGTCCTGAATCAAATCCAAGATGTCTTCAAGGATTCTTCGCTCATCCTTGTCCGCATCCTCAAACCCCATGTTATTGAAAGCCAGAACACAGCGGCTTTGGCGACAGTTCTTCTCATGAATATAAAGTTCCTGAATTTCACGGCCGTTTTCTGCAATACTTGGGGCGTTAAGCACAGTTTGATGGATATGTTCTGGCTGAAGGCTTTGTTCAGATCTCTCCTCAAAGCTGTGAAGCATCGCTATCTTGATTTCATCCAGAGTCTTTTGGTCAAACCTCTCTGTTTGATAGAAGAAAACCTCTCCATGATCCTGAAAAGTGAGCAGAGCCACCCCAAGATTAATAGGGAAAAGCGAATCAACGATCCGCATCACGGCCCGGATGAGTCTGTCAAAAGAAACGGCCTTTACATCAATCAGGCCGATCTCGTTCATAATCTCCGCCTTTAAAAGCTCCCGCTCCATGATGGCGTTGCAGTGAGACAGGAGAGAGAGATTCCCTGCATCCGGGATTCTACTCGGGAGCGCCATACTGCGCCGCCTGGGAGTCCCTGGAAATAAAAACTGCCTGACGGCTCTTTCTAAATCAGATTTTTCCAGGGGCCAGCCAAGATAATGATCCGCTCCGGAAGCAAGGCACCAGTATCGCTCCAGGGGCCGCTCTCCGGATCCGGTAAGAATTATGGGAATGGATTGGGCAGATGGTTCAGTTTTCAAGACCCGGCAGCATTGAGCGCCGCTCAATTGCGGCA encodes the following:
- a CDS encoding response regulator, translating into MDQQRHRILLGEAARSFRPSLKKTLEGLGFQVVLCINGVEVVQKCFDEYPDLIILEADLPQLSGAQCCRVLKTEPSAQSIPIILTGSGERPLERYWCLASGADHYLGWPLEKSDLERAVRQFLFPGTPRRRSMALPSRIPDAGNLSLLSHCNAIMERELLKAEIMNEIGLIDVKAVSFDRLIRAVMRIVDSLFPINLGVALLTFQDHGEVFFYQTERFDQKTLDEIKIAMLHSFEERSEQSLQPEHIHQTVLNAPSIAENGREIQELYIHEKNCRQSRCVLAFNNMGFEDADKDERRILEDILDLIQDVLEKKVYYEMLQEQSMLDAFTNPGAMAGFIKRLEREIEKSKRSGVPMTLFTIEIPGFAELTKGLERQRVQAIRRFLWKVALHVTSKSDVVMRRDAASFVFLFKSARADKARRLQKAICRFLSKKLPKYLNPSARLELATGLCQFDPNRDRTPDAFLAHAKPKKTWSGDKTRKPVVYLDKIQRKEIFEASQVNRNTAAL